CCGGACGACTAGCCAATTCTTGAGATGACGTAGCCTGCGAGCTGACGCAGAGGTTCTGCGCTGGCCTTGTATCGGTCTAGGAACGAGACCCCTTTTGTGATGTGCTTACTCGCGATTCTGGCCGCCTCGTCCGCACCCAGCAGCGTTGCTATGGTCTGCCTTGGGGATAGATGTGAAGGATCGGACAGGAACGAGCTAGGCATGCCGGCGCTCTCGAGCTCGGCGCCGCCCAGGTCGCTATACACCCGTGCAGGGCCATCCAAGATATCGTCACTGATCTGGTAGGCCAGGCCCAGGTTGTGTGCGTAGCCGCTAAGAGCGTTGACGTCCTGTTCGCTGGCGCCAGCGAGAATGGCTGGGAGCTGGGCCGACGCTGCGAAAAGCTGGCCTGTTTTGTGCTCGTTTACATATTCCAGCGTATTTAAGTCCCAGGCACGGTCTGCCGAGAGCTCAGTAACCTGTCCTGCGGCCATCCCGGTCGGCCCGACCGTCTCGGCGAGGAGTGTGAAAACACGGTCTGCCACGCCGGCGGCAGACCCGAGTGAGGCCACATTCGCCGATAGATATGCGAAGCCGTGCGAAAGAAGCGACACAGCAGCCAAAATAGCGGTTGGCTCGTCGAACTTGCGGTGAAGCGACAGCTTTTTTCGCCTCGTGCTGGAATCGTCCATGCAAGGCAGATCGTCAAGGATCAGCGAGCTCGTATGAATGCACTCAACAGCGCACGCAGTGTCGAGAAACTCGCGTGCCTTTCGGCCCAGCATCTCTGCGACGCAGAACACGATGCACGGCCGAAGCCGCTTACCTCCGATGAGCGCGTATTGGATAGCGAGCTTGAGTCGGTCGGTGGGGGCAGCTCGCTGGAACGCCTCAGCGGTATAAGCAGCGGTGTGAGGCTTCGGCGGGACCTCTCCCGTTTCCACCGTTGCCGGCTTCGTCATGCCGCGTGGGGGGCTGCCTCGGTTGAGCGCCTCGTTGACAAGCGCCTGGCACCATGCCAGCTTGGAATCGAAATCCATCAGTCAGATACGAACTCTAACGCCCGCTCAAGCTTCGATTTTTGCTCCATCGATTCCTTGTGGCGACTCTTGACCAGTTCTATCACGTCCGCAGGCGCCTTGGCCATAAACTCACGGTTGCGAACCTTGAACTCATCGGCCTTGATGTTCTTCTCGACCTTTGCCAGGCCGCGACGCAGCCGGACCCGCTCTTTCTCGAAATCAATGATCCCTTCCAGAGGAACGAATATCTCGCAATTTGTG
This DNA window, taken from bacterium, encodes the following:
- a CDS encoding polyprenyl synthetase family protein gives rise to the protein MDFDSKLAWCQALVNEALNRGSPPRGMTKPATVETGEVPPKPHTAAYTAEAFQRAAPTDRLKLAIQYALIGGKRLRPCIVFCVAEMLGRKAREFLDTACAVECIHTSSLILDDLPCMDDSSTRRKKLSLHRKFDEPTAILAAVSLLSHGFAYLSANVASLGSAAGVADRVFTLLAETVGPTGMAAGQVTELSADRAWDLNTLEYVNEHKTGQLFAASAQLPAILAGASEQDVNALSGYAHNLGLAYQISDDILDGPARVYSDLGGAELESAGMPSSFLSDPSHLSPRQTIATLLGADEAARIASKHITKGVSFLDRYKASAEPLRQLAGYVISRIG